One window of the Pseudomonadota bacterium genome contains the following:
- a CDS encoding EAL domain-containing protein, translated as MPMDEPAEANATFNAPDEQGAESPFPIVGIGASAGGLEAFTQLLAHLPAHTGMAFVLVQHLDPRHESRLTDILARGAHMPVIEASQGLRVEPDHVYIIPPNTCMAIARGALQITPRGEAPGPHLSVDHFLRALAEEQQAQAIGVVLSGTGSDGTLGLLKIKAVGGITFAQEPALARHGGMPQSAIDSGAVDFVFAPEGIARRLAEIGAHPYLAPALVEAPPPENEDHFRRVLGAVRAATGVDFRQYRDTTIRRRILRRMVLHGQPSLAAYAGRLEQDAPEVEALYRDLLINVTSFFRDPALFEALKTNVFPEILKAKPANAPLRLWIPGCSTGQEAYSLAIALWEFFDDKPGHRPFQIFATDLSDPGTLERARAGVYPESIEAELTPERLHRFFKKEDNLYRINKSIRDSCVFARQNLAADPPFSRVDLISCRNVLIYMAPALQKRVLPTFHYALNVPGFLVLGSSETVGEFDGLFGAMDRANKIYAKQVTGSRPLVQFAVEDYQAPGAAGPRAGATGSTPADFQKEADRLLLSRYAPPGVLVNEHLDILQFRGRTGPYLEAPPGEPTMNLLKMVRPGLFVELRSAVNEALARGETVRREGLCLREEQGVRVVAIEVLPVRPREAAAQCCLVLFEEGGGPKLAAGPEQPSGWRARLDRWRAARAHPAGDGEGLPELEGETAQLRQELSSTREYLQSLVEQQEAANEELRSANEEVLSSNEELQSTNEELETAKEELQSTNEELSTVNEQLQHRNLEIKQTTNDLQNLLTSTTIPVVMVGPDLRIRRLTPPARKIMNLLPGDLGRPIGDLKANVDVPDLEALIAEVIDEVQVREREVRDCDGRWCLLRVYPYRTADNKIDGAVVVLLDIDEIKRYQEELREERDYAQAIVETVREPLIILDGELRVMTANAAFYRTFGGQPAETQERLVYDLGNQQWDIPALRTLLEEVLPREQAFEGLEVKYGFPQAGQKTMILNARGLYRADRPSLILLAIEDVTTSRQEAEKLSYQATHDPLTGLINRGEFERRFQRVLGTAEPQDPHALLYLDLDQFKLVNDTAGHRAGDELLRQLAAVLEAKTRKRDTLARLGGDEFGVLLEHCAPEQALRIARGLVQAVQEFDFVWETKRFTVGVSIGLVSIPEGGETLPEVLSAADRACYAAKDKGRNRVHVYAASDEELVQRKGEMQWIPRLHQALVQNRFRLYAQPVVALGDHGADVEYQEVLLRLADDEKGVLLPGAFIPAAERYQQMQALDRWVVQTALANLGANGNSARLGINISGQSLGDAGFLDYVIEQLEHSRVVGGRICFEITETAAITDLKHALNFMHALKQRGCRFALDDFGSGLSSFGYLKTLPVDYLKIDGRFVKDLIDDPFDCAIVQAVQQIGRVLAIKTIAEAAETEAILARVRDLGVDYAQGYAIARPEPLLVH; from the coding sequence ATGCCGATGGACGAGCCAGCCGAAGCCAACGCGACGTTCAATGCGCCTGACGAGCAAGGGGCCGAAAGCCCCTTTCCCATCGTCGGGATCGGCGCTTCCGCCGGGGGCCTCGAGGCCTTCACCCAGCTCCTCGCCCATCTGCCGGCGCACACCGGCATGGCCTTCGTGCTCGTGCAGCACCTCGATCCCCGCCACGAGAGCCGGTTGACCGATATCCTGGCCCGGGGCGCCCACATGCCCGTCATCGAGGCGAGCCAGGGGCTTCGGGTCGAACCCGATCACGTCTACATCATCCCGCCCAACACCTGCATGGCGATCGCCCGAGGCGCGCTCCAGATCACCCCGCGCGGAGAGGCGCCCGGCCCGCACCTGTCGGTCGATCACTTCCTGCGCGCGCTCGCAGAGGAGCAGCAGGCCCAGGCCATCGGGGTGGTGCTCTCGGGCACGGGCTCGGACGGGACGCTCGGGCTTTTGAAAATCAAGGCGGTGGGCGGGATCACCTTTGCCCAGGAGCCGGCCTTGGCCCGCCATGGCGGCATGCCGCAAAGCGCCATCGACAGCGGCGCGGTGGACTTCGTGTTTGCGCCCGAGGGGATCGCCCGGCGGCTGGCCGAGATCGGCGCCCACCCCTACCTCGCGCCGGCCCTGGTCGAGGCGCCGCCGCCCGAGAACGAGGACCACTTCAGGCGCGTGCTCGGCGCGGTCAGGGCCGCCACCGGGGTCGATTTCCGCCAGTACCGCGACACCACGATCCGCCGGCGCATCCTGCGCCGCATGGTGCTGCACGGCCAGCCCTCGCTCGCGGCCTACGCCGGGCGGCTGGAGCAGGATGCTCCCGAGGTCGAGGCGCTCTACCGGGACCTCTTGATCAACGTGACCAGCTTCTTTCGGGACCCCGCACTGTTCGAGGCCCTGAAAACCAATGTCTTCCCGGAGATCCTCAAGGCCAAGCCCGCGAACGCGCCGCTGCGCCTGTGGATACCGGGGTGCTCCACCGGCCAGGAAGCCTATTCGCTCGCCATCGCACTCTGGGAGTTCTTCGACGACAAACCGGGGCACCGCCCGTTCCAGATCTTCGCCACCGATCTCAGCGATCCCGGCACGTTGGAGCGGGCACGCGCCGGGGTCTATCCCGAGAGCATCGAGGCCGAGCTCACGCCCGAGCGGCTGCACCGCTTCTTCAAGAAGGAAGATAACCTCTACCGCATCAACAAGTCGATCCGCGATAGCTGCGTCTTCGCGCGCCAGAACCTGGCCGCCGATCCGCCGTTCTCGCGTGTGGATCTGATCAGTTGCCGCAATGTGCTTATCTACATGGCCCCGGCGCTGCAAAAGCGGGTCCTGCCGACCTTCCATTACGCGCTCAACGTGCCGGGATTCCTGGTCTTGGGGTCTTCCGAGACGGTGGGGGAGTTCGACGGGCTGTTCGGGGCGATGGACCGGGCGAACAAGATCTATGCGAAGCAGGTCACGGGCAGCCGGCCGCTGGTGCAGTTCGCGGTCGAGGACTACCAGGCGCCGGGCGCGGCCGGCCCGCGGGCGGGCGCTACGGGCTCGACCCCGGCCGACTTCCAGAAAGAAGCCGATCGGCTGCTCTTGAGCCGTTACGCCCCGCCCGGGGTGCTCGTCAACGAGCACCTCGACATCCTGCAGTTCCGGGGGCGCACCGGTCCCTACCTGGAGGCGCCGCCGGGGGAGCCGACCATGAACCTCTTGAAGATGGTCCGCCCGGGGCTTTTCGTGGAGCTCCGCAGCGCCGTGAACGAGGCCCTGGCGCGCGGCGAGACCGTGCGCCGCGAGGGCCTCTGCCTGCGCGAGGAGCAAGGGGTGCGTGTGGTCGCGATCGAAGTCTTGCCGGTGCGGCCGCGCGAGGCGGCGGCGCAATGCTGCCTGGTGCTCTTCGAGGAAGGCGGCGGACCGAAGCTGGCCGCCGGGCCCGAGCAGCCCTCCGGATGGCGCGCGCGCCTCGACCGGTGGCGGGCTGCGAGGGCTCATCCAGCCGGGGATGGCGAGGGGCTCCCCGAGTTGGAGGGCGAGACCGCGCAGCTCCGCCAGGAGCTATCCTCCACCCGCGAGTACCTGCAATCGCTGGTCGAGCAGCAGGAAGCCGCCAACGAGGAGCTGCGCTCGGCCAACGAGGAGGTCCTGTCCTCGAACGAGGAGCTGCAGAGCACCAACGAGGAGCTCGAGACCGCCAAGGAGGAGCTGCAGTCGACTAACGAGGAGCTGTCCACGGTCAACGAGCAGCTCCAGCACCGCAACCTGGAGATCAAGCAGACCACCAACGACCTCCAGAACCTCTTGACGAGCACCACCATCCCGGTGGTCATGGTGGGGCCGGATCTGAGGATCCGCCGGCTCACCCCGCCGGCGCGCAAGATCATGAACCTCCTGCCCGGCGACCTCGGCCGGCCCATCGGGGATCTCAAGGCCAACGTGGACGTGCCCGATCTCGAGGCCCTCATCGCCGAGGTGATCGACGAGGTCCAGGTCCGGGAGCGCGAAGTGCGGGACTGCGACGGCCGCTGGTGCCTCCTGCGCGTCTATCCCTACCGCACCGCGGACAACAAGATCGACGGGGCCGTGGTGGTGCTGCTCGACATCGACGAGATCAAGCGCTACCAGGAGGAACTGCGCGAGGAGCGCGACTACGCCCAGGCCATCGTAGAGACGGTGCGCGAACCGCTCATCATCCTCGACGGGGAGCTGCGGGTGATGACGGCGAATGCGGCCTTCTACCGGACCTTCGGAGGCCAACCGGCGGAAACGCAAGAGCGCTTGGTCTATGACCTGGGCAACCAGCAGTGGGACATTCCCGCCCTGCGCACACTGCTGGAAGAGGTCCTACCCCGAGAGCAGGCCTTCGAGGGCTTGGAGGTTAAGTATGGTTTCCCCCAGGCCGGTCAGAAAACCATGATCCTCAACGCCCGCGGGCTGTACCGCGCAGACCGCCCGTCGTTGATCCTGCTCGCCATCGAGGACGTCACCACTAGCCGGCAGGAGGCCGAGAAGCTGAGCTATCAGGCCACCCATGACCCCCTCACCGGCCTCATCAACCGCGGCGAGTTCGAACGCCGCTTCCAGCGCGTGCTCGGCACCGCCGAGCCCCAGGACCCGCATGCCCTGCTGTATCTGGATCTGGACCAGTTCAAGCTCGTCAACGACACCGCCGGTCACAGGGCCGGCGATGAACTATTGCGCCAGCTCGCCGCCGTGCTCGAGGCGAAGACGCGCAAACGCGACACGCTGGCGCGGCTCGGTGGCGATGAATTCGGCGTGCTGCTCGAGCATTGCGCGCCGGAGCAGGCGCTGCGGATCGCGCGGGGGCTGGTGCAAGCGGTGCAGGAGTTCGACTTCGTCTGGGAGACCAAGCGCTTTACCGTCGGTGTCAGCATCGGCTTGGTCTCGATCCCCGAGGGCGGGGAGACCCTTCCCGAGGTGCTGAGTGCGGCGGACCGCGCCTGCTATGCCGCGAAGGACAAGGGCCGCAACCGCGTGCATGTCTATGCGGCGAGCGACGAGGAGCTGGTGCAGCGCAAGGGGGAGATGCAATGGATCCCGCGTCTGCATCAGGCCCTCGTGCAAAACCGTTTCCGTCTCTACGCCCAGCCGGTCGTCGCCCTGGGCGATCACGGCGCCGACGTCGAGTATCAGGAGGTGTTGCTGCGCCTCGCCGATGATGAGAAGGGCGTGCTGCTGCCGGGGGCCTTTATCCCCGCCGCCGAGCGCTACCAGCAGATGCAGGCGCTGGACCGGTGGGTGGTCCAAACGGCCTTGGCGAACCTAGGCGCCAACGGCAACTCGGCGCGGCTCGGCATCAATATCTCCGGGCAATCCCTGGGCGATGCGGGCTTCCTCGACTACGTGATCGAGCAACTGGAGCACAGTCGGGTGGTGGGCGGGCGGATCTGCTTCGAGATCACGGAGACCGCGGCCATCACCGATCTCAAGCATGCGCTCAATTTCATGCATGCCCTCAAGCAGCGCGGCTGCCGTTTCGCGCTCGATGACTTCGGCAGCGGGTTGTCCTCCTTCGGTTATCTCAAGACTCTGCCGGTGGACTACTTGAAGATCGACGGCCGCTTCGTCAAGGACCTCATCGACGACCCCTTCGATTGCGCCATCGTGCAGGCCGTGCAGCAGATCGGACGGGTGCTGGCGATCAAGACCATCGCGGAGGCGGCAGAGACCGAGGCGATCCTCGCGCGGGTCCGGGATCTCGGCGTCGATTACGCCCAGGGCTACGCGATCGCCAGGCCCGAGCCGCTCCTGGTCCATTGA
- a CDS encoding hydroxymethylglutaryl-CoA lyase, translating into MTPRYPRRVKLVEVGPRDGLQNEPTMLATGTKVEFIDRLSAAGLPVIEAASFVNPKAVPQLADAEEVFSRIERKHSVQYPVLLANHKGLQRALSVNAREIAVFTAATETFSQKNSRCSIAGSMERLTPVIAEARQRGLAVRVYVSCAFGCPYEGVVAAETVAKLAGDFYRLGCAEIALGDTVGLATPLQAQNVFATCAGQVPAARLALHFHDTRGQALVNILACLGLGAEVVDASVAGLGGCPYAPGASGNVATEDVVYMLDGMGIGTGVDLNKLIDAGRYICAQLGHENESRVSRATEQRGSPA; encoded by the coding sequence ATGACCCCCCGCTATCCGAGACGGGTCAAGCTGGTGGAAGTCGGACCCCGCGACGGCTTGCAGAATGAGCCCACAATGCTCGCCACCGGCACCAAGGTCGAGTTCATCGATCGGCTGTCGGCGGCCGGCCTACCGGTCATCGAGGCGGCGAGCTTTGTCAATCCCAAGGCGGTGCCCCAGCTCGCCGACGCCGAGGAGGTGTTTTCCCGGATCGAGCGCAAGCATTCCGTACAGTATCCTGTGCTCTTGGCCAACCACAAAGGACTGCAACGGGCGCTGAGTGTCAACGCGCGAGAGATTGCCGTGTTCACCGCCGCCACGGAGACCTTTAGCCAGAAGAACAGCCGCTGTAGCATCGCGGGATCCATGGAACGCCTGACCCCGGTCATCGCCGAGGCTCGCCAGCGGGGGCTCGCAGTTCGTGTTTATGTCTCCTGCGCGTTCGGCTGTCCCTACGAGGGTGTGGTCGCCGCGGAGACCGTAGCCAAGCTCGCCGGTGATTTTTACCGGCTCGGCTGTGCGGAAATCGCCCTCGGTGACACCGTTGGCCTGGCGACGCCCTTGCAAGCGCAGAACGTGTTCGCCACCTGCGCCGGGCAAGTCCCTGCGGCGCGGCTCGCGCTACATTTCCACGACACCCGCGGCCAAGCGCTCGTCAACATCCTGGCTTGTCTCGGGCTCGGCGCCGAAGTGGTCGATGCCTCGGTGGCCGGGCTCGGCGGCTGTCCCTACGCGCCGGGCGCGAGCGGCAATGTCGCGACCGAAGATGTGGTCTACATGCTAGACGGCATGGGGATCGGGACCGGCGTTGATCTCAATAAATTAATCGACGCAGGCCGTTATATCTGCGCGCAGCTCGGGCATGAAAACGAAAGCCGCGTGAGCCGGGCAACCGAGCAGCGAGGATCACCGGCATGA